One Stenotrophomonas maltophilia DNA window includes the following coding sequences:
- the infB gene encoding translation initiation factor IF-2, which produces MSQQTTIRKLAELVNTPVEKLLEQLAGAGMKFSGPDQVVTSTEKVKLLGFLRRSHGKPEQAPEETDQSAKKITLNRRKQQEVTVSSGRSKTTVNVEVRQKRTYVKDGARAMTPDEERADILRKLEESRARNLAEQQALAEKDRLRDEAIVRAREEEVAAKERAEAEKKAAEEAAAAAKAAEALAASKPKRAPIDETAPRPPRAPAAAPAAPRGAPPPPRSDDRNNRSAPRNERGPGDRFAGQMHLSAADRARRGNSNNSNTRGRPGGRNQSGGRRDMSRGGNNAGPHAFERPTAPVVREVAIGDTITVADLAQKLALKGGEVVKALFKMGVMATITQSIDHDTAALVTEELGHKAIRANDNDAEDALLASTGENQGEATQRPPVVTIMGHVDHGKTSLLDYIRRTKVATGEAGGITQHIGAYHVDTPKGVISFLDTPGHAAFTSMRARGAKLTDIVVLVVAADDGVMPQTKEAIQHARSAGVPLIVAINKIDKSDADPMRVKNELLSEQVVAEDFGGDTQMVEISAKTGLGIDDLLDAISIQAELLELKAVDEGRASGVVIESSLDKGRGPVATVLVQQGRLKKGDYLVCGIQYGRVRALFDETGKQPEFAGPSIPVQVLGLSGVPEAGDDFVVVEDERLAKDVAQQRETKRRESRLVATAGSRMEDIMATLGKGEGQQVLNLVIKADVQGSVQALSQALVALSNEDIRINVIHSGVGGITESDANSAAASKATVIGFNVRADASARRIIESNGVDLRYFSIIYDVIDQVKQVASGLLGVEIREEIIGIAEVRDVFRSSKLGAVAGSMVIEGVVKRNKPIRVLRDSVVIFEGELESLRRFKENVEEVRNGTECGIAVKAYNDVKPGDQIECFERIEVPRTL; this is translated from the coding sequence ATGTCGCAGCAAACCACCATCCGCAAGCTTGCCGAACTGGTCAACACACCGGTCGAAAAACTGCTGGAACAGCTGGCCGGTGCCGGCATGAAGTTCAGCGGTCCCGACCAGGTCGTGACCAGCACCGAGAAGGTGAAGCTCCTGGGCTTCCTTCGTCGTTCGCACGGCAAGCCCGAGCAGGCCCCGGAAGAAACTGATCAGTCTGCAAAGAAGATCACGCTCAACCGCCGGAAACAGCAGGAAGTGACGGTCAGTTCCGGTCGCAGCAAGACGACCGTGAATGTCGAGGTGCGCCAGAAGCGTACCTACGTCAAGGATGGTGCTCGCGCCATGACGCCGGACGAAGAGCGCGCCGACATCCTGCGCAAGCTGGAAGAGTCGCGCGCGCGCAACCTCGCCGAACAGCAGGCACTGGCCGAGAAGGATCGTCTGCGCGACGAAGCCATCGTCCGTGCCCGTGAGGAAGAGGTCGCCGCCAAGGAACGCGCAGAGGCCGAGAAGAAGGCGGCCGAGGAAGCTGCGGCTGCCGCCAAGGCGGCCGAGGCGCTGGCTGCCAGCAAGCCCAAGCGTGCTCCGATCGACGAAACTGCGCCGCGCCCGCCGCGCGCCCCGGCCGCAGCCCCGGCTGCGCCGCGTGGTGCACCGCCGCCGCCGCGCAGCGACGACCGCAACAACCGCAGCGCGCCGCGCAACGAGCGTGGCCCGGGTGATCGCTTTGCCGGCCAGATGCATCTGTCGGCGGCTGATCGTGCGCGTCGTGGCAACAGCAACAACAGCAACACCCGGGGTCGTCCGGGTGGCCGCAACCAGAGCGGTGGCCGTCGCGACATGTCGCGCGGTGGCAACAACGCCGGTCCGCACGCCTTCGAGCGTCCGACCGCACCGGTGGTGCGTGAAGTGGCGATCGGCGACACCATCACCGTGGCCGATCTGGCGCAGAAGCTCGCGCTGAAGGGCGGCGAGGTGGTGAAGGCGCTGTTCAAGATGGGCGTGATGGCCACCATCACCCAGTCCATCGACCACGACACCGCCGCGCTGGTGACCGAAGAACTCGGCCACAAGGCGATCCGTGCCAACGACAACGACGCCGAAGACGCACTGCTGGCCTCGACCGGTGAAAACCAGGGCGAAGCCACCCAGCGTCCGCCGGTGGTCACCATCATGGGTCACGTCGACCACGGCAAGACCTCGCTGCTGGATTACATCCGCCGCACCAAGGTCGCCACCGGTGAAGCCGGCGGCATCACCCAGCACATCGGTGCCTACCACGTGGATACGCCGAAGGGCGTGATCAGCTTCCTGGATACCCCGGGCCACGCGGCATTCACCTCGATGCGTGCGCGCGGCGCCAAGCTGACCGACATCGTGGTGCTGGTCGTGGCCGCCGATGACGGCGTCATGCCGCAGACCAAGGAAGCGATCCAGCACGCCCGTTCGGCGGGTGTGCCGCTGATCGTGGCGATCAACAAGATCGACAAGTCCGACGCCGACCCGATGCGGGTCAAGAACGAACTGCTGTCCGAGCAGGTCGTGGCCGAAGATTTCGGTGGCGATACCCAGATGGTGGAGATCTCGGCCAAGACCGGCCTGGGCATCGACGATCTGCTGGACGCCATCTCGATCCAGGCCGAACTGCTGGAACTGAAGGCCGTCGACGAAGGCCGCGCCTCGGGCGTGGTGATCGAATCGTCGCTGGACAAGGGCCGCGGCCCGGTCGCTACCGTGCTGGTGCAGCAGGGCCGCCTGAAGAAGGGCGACTACCTGGTGTGCGGCATCCAGTACGGCCGCGTGCGTGCGCTGTTCGACGAAACCGGCAAGCAGCCGGAGTTCGCCGGCCCGTCCATCCCGGTGCAGGTCCTGGGTCTGTCCGGCGTGCCGGAAGCCGGTGACGACTTCGTGGTGGTCGAGGACGAGCGTCTGGCCAAGGACGTTGCCCAGCAGCGTGAGACCAAGCGCCGTGAATCGCGCCTGGTCGCCACCGCCGGCAGCCGCATGGAAGACATCATGGCGACCCTGGGCAAGGGCGAGGGCCAGCAGGTCCTCAACCTCGTCATCAAGGCCGACGTGCAGGGTTCGGTGCAGGCCCTCAGCCAGGCGCTGGTGGCACTGTCCAACGAAGACATCCGCATCAACGTGATCCACTCCGGCGTGGGCGGCATCACCGAATCGGACGCCAACTCGGCGGCCGCTTCGAAGGCCACCGTCATCGGCTTCAACGTGCGTGCGGATGCTTCGGCTCGTCGCATCATTGAATCCAACGGCGTGGACCTGCGTTACTTCTCGATCATCTATGACGTGATCGATCAGGTGAAGCAGGTGGCTTCCGGTCTGCTGGGCGTGGAGATCCGCGAAGAGATCATCGGTATCGCCGAGGTCCGCGACGTCTTCCGCAGCTCCAAGCTGGGCGCCGTGGCCGGCTCGATGGTCATCGAGGGCGTGGTCAAGCGCAACAAGCCGATCCGCGTGCTGCGCGACAGCGTGGTGATCTTCGAGGGCGAGCTGGAATCGCTGCGTCGCTTCAAGGAGAACGTCGAGGAAGTCCGCAACGGTACCGAATGCGGTATCGCGGTGAAGGCCTACAACGACGTCAAGCCGGGTGACCAGATCGAGTGCTTCGAGCGTATCGAAGTGCCGCGCACCCTGTAA
- the nusA gene encoding transcription termination factor NusA, translated as MSKELLLVVDAVANEKGVPREVIFDAIEAALASAAKKRYPDEEVLTRVVIDHKDGSYETFRRWEVVADDVVMESPDRQIRLMDAVDEAEGVDVGDYIEEQIENPDFGRIAAQAAKQVIVQRVREAERQQVVDAWKDRVGELITGVVKRAERGNIYVDLGGNAEGFIPKDKGIPRDVLRAGDRVRGYLAEVRSEPRGPQLFISRAAPEFMIELFKLEVPEVGQGLVEIKACARDPGDRAKIAVLAHDQRTDPIGACIGMRGSRVQAVSNELNGERVDIVLWNDNPANFVINAMAPAEVQSIIVDEDKHSMDLAVAEDRLAQAIGKGGQNVRLASRLTGWQLNVMTQDQVTAKSEAEQASARQLFMDKLEVDEEIAGILVSEGFGTVEEIAYVPVGELLAVEGFDEDIVEELRARARDALLNEALAVEEGLEDGQPAQDLLSLKGMDEATAYALAGHGVRTSEDLSDLAADEVMDFGIEGLDQARAAALILAARAEEIARLERGE; from the coding sequence ATGAGCAAGGAACTGTTGCTGGTAGTCGACGCGGTCGCCAACGAGAAGGGCGTGCCGCGTGAAGTGATCTTCGATGCCATCGAGGCCGCCCTGGCCTCGGCAGCGAAGAAGCGCTATCCCGACGAGGAAGTGCTGACCCGCGTGGTCATCGACCACAAGGATGGCAGCTACGAAACCTTCCGCCGCTGGGAAGTGGTGGCCGATGACGTGGTCATGGAATCGCCGGATCGCCAGATCCGCCTGATGGATGCCGTCGATGAAGCCGAAGGCGTGGACGTCGGCGACTACATCGAAGAGCAGATCGAAAACCCGGATTTCGGCCGTATTGCCGCCCAGGCTGCCAAGCAGGTCATCGTCCAGCGCGTGCGCGAAGCCGAGCGCCAGCAGGTCGTGGATGCGTGGAAGGATCGCGTCGGCGAACTGATCACCGGTGTAGTCAAGCGCGCCGAGCGCGGCAACATCTATGTCGACCTCGGTGGCAACGCCGAAGGCTTCATTCCGAAGGACAAGGGCATTCCGCGCGACGTGCTGCGCGCCGGTGACCGCGTGCGCGGCTACCTGGCTGAAGTCCGTTCGGAACCGCGTGGCCCGCAGCTGTTCATCAGCCGCGCCGCCCCGGAATTCATGATCGAGCTGTTCAAGCTGGAAGTGCCGGAAGTCGGCCAGGGCCTGGTGGAAATCAAGGCCTGTGCCCGCGATCCGGGCGACCGCGCCAAGATCGCCGTGCTGGCCCACGACCAGCGCACCGATCCGATCGGTGCCTGCATCGGCATGCGCGGTTCGCGCGTGCAGGCCGTTTCCAATGAGCTCAATGGCGAGCGCGTGGACATCGTGCTGTGGAACGACAACCCGGCCAACTTCGTCATCAACGCGATGGCGCCGGCCGAAGTGCAGTCGATCATCGTCGATGAAGACAAGCACTCGATGGACCTGGCCGTTGCAGAAGACCGCCTGGCCCAGGCGATCGGCAAGGGCGGCCAGAACGTGCGCCTGGCCAGCCGCCTGACCGGCTGGCAGCTCAACGTGATGACCCAGGACCAGGTCACCGCCAAGTCGGAGGCCGAGCAGGCTTCGGCCCGCCAGCTGTTCATGGACAAGCTGGAAGTGGACGAGGAAATCGCCGGCATCCTGGTCAGCGAAGGCTTCGGCACCGTCGAGGAAATCGCATATGTCCCGGTCGGCGAACTGCTGGCCGTGGAAGGTTTCGACGAAGACATCGTCGAAGAGCTGCGCGCTCGTGCCCGCGATGCGCTGCTCAATGAGGCCCTGGCAGTCGAGGAAGGCCTTGAAGACGGCCAGCCGGCGCAGGACCTGCTGTCCCTGAAGGGCATGGACGAAGCCACCGCTTATGCGCTGGCCGGCCACGGCGTGCGCACCAGTGAGGACCTGTCCGATCTGGCCGCCGACGAGGTCATGGACTTCGGCATCGAAGGGCTGGATCAGGCGCGCGCCGCTGCGCTGATCCTGGCCGCACGTGCCGAAGAGATCGCCCGACTGGAACGCGGCGAATGA
- the rimP gene encoding ribosome maturation factor RimP, translating to MSDKATDIANLLAPTVVSLGLELLGVEYLPAPGGATLRLYIDVPLAEQPERIINVDDCERVSREVSAQMDVEDPISGNYTLEVSSPGVDRPLFNLEQFGRHLGEMAKVTLKLPQDNRRRLQGRIEAIDETAGAITFIVDKAEVVVSADNIDKARIMPDWVALGLAPSKPTGPAPKRPKPNTNSSSNEPAAKKPRAE from the coding sequence GTGAGCGACAAGGCAACCGACATCGCGAATCTGCTCGCCCCGACCGTTGTGTCGCTGGGCCTGGAGCTGCTGGGCGTTGAGTATCTGCCGGCCCCCGGCGGTGCGACCCTGCGCCTTTACATCGACGTGCCGCTGGCTGAACAGCCCGAGCGCATCATCAATGTCGACGACTGTGAGCGGGTCAGCCGCGAAGTGTCGGCACAGATGGACGTCGAAGACCCGATCAGCGGCAACTACACGCTGGAAGTGTCTTCGCCGGGCGTCGATCGCCCGCTGTTCAACCTGGAGCAGTTCGGCCGTCACCTCGGCGAAATGGCCAAGGTCACGCTGAAGCTGCCGCAGGACAACCGTCGCCGCCTGCAGGGCCGCATCGAAGCCATCGACGAGACCGCAGGTGCCATCACCTTCATCGTCGACAAGGCTGAAGTGGTCGTGTCGGCCGACAACATCGACAAGGCACGGATCATGCCCGACTGGGTGGCGCTGGGGCTGGCCCCGAGCAAGCCGACCGGTCCGGCACCGAAGCGTCCGAAGCCGAACACGAATTCTTCTTCCAACGAGCCGGCGGCAAAAAAGCCGCGCGCGGAGTGA
- the nuoN gene encoding NADH-quinone oxidoreductase subunit NuoN codes for MTTSPLLPLTAADLPPLAPELVLIGSAFALMILDLFVSNRNKIVTHLFSLAALAVVLFMLATGVGGQGEVFHGMFVRDTAADVMKTGIVLLSGLTLVYGWRYLRDRNLFQGEIPVLILFGTAGMMILVSAGSLLMVYLGLELLALCSYALVASNRENGLASEAAMKYIVLGSLASGLLLYGMSLIYGATGSLHLDVIREAIPHSEERVLLITGAVFMIAGVAFKLGAAPFHMWLPDVYQGAPAPIALFISSAPKLAAFGMAYRLLEMGVGPLSTELQLLIAGLAAVSLVIGNLMAIAQSNLKRMLAFSTVSHIGFLLMGIAGGGSQGYAAALFYALAYAIMSTAAFGAIIALSRAGFEAENIEDFKGLNARNPWMAGLVLCIMASLAGIPPFLGFWTKLAVLGAAVNGGLLWLAILGVLCAVVGCFYYLRVIKVMYFDEPVGEAMPRSNDRVLGLVLGVNALALLALGLAWNPIMVWCQQAFAHLA; via the coding sequence ATGACCACCTCGCCGCTGCTGCCATTGACCGCCGCTGACCTGCCACCGCTCGCTCCCGAGCTGGTGCTGATCGGCAGTGCCTTCGCCCTGATGATCCTCGACCTGTTCGTCAGCAACCGGAACAAGATCGTCACCCACCTGTTCTCGCTCGCTGCGCTGGCCGTGGTGCTGTTCATGCTGGCCACCGGCGTGGGCGGGCAGGGGGAGGTCTTCCATGGCATGTTCGTGCGCGATACCGCCGCGGACGTGATGAAGACCGGGATCGTGCTGCTCAGCGGCCTGACCCTGGTCTACGGCTGGCGCTACCTGCGTGACCGCAACCTGTTCCAGGGCGAGATCCCGGTGCTGATCCTGTTCGGCACCGCCGGCATGATGATCCTGGTCTCGGCCGGCAGCCTGCTGATGGTCTACCTGGGCCTGGAACTGCTGGCGCTGTGCTCCTACGCGCTGGTTGCCAGCAATCGTGAGAACGGCCTGGCCTCCGAAGCGGCGATGAAGTACATCGTGCTGGGTTCGCTGGCCTCGGGCCTACTGCTGTACGGCATGTCGCTGATCTACGGCGCCACCGGCAGCCTGCACCTGGACGTGATCCGTGAGGCCATCCCGCACTCGGAAGAGCGCGTGCTGCTGATCACCGGTGCGGTGTTCATGATCGCCGGCGTTGCCTTCAAGCTGGGTGCCGCGCCGTTCCACATGTGGCTGCCGGACGTGTATCAGGGTGCCCCGGCACCGATCGCACTGTTCATCAGCTCGGCGCCGAAGCTGGCCGCGTTCGGCATGGCGTACCGCCTGCTGGAAATGGGCGTGGGCCCGCTGTCGACCGAACTGCAGCTGCTGATTGCCGGCCTGGCCGCGGTCTCGCTGGTCATCGGCAACCTGATGGCCATCGCGCAGAGCAACCTCAAGCGCATGCTGGCGTTCTCCACCGTCTCGCACATCGGCTTCCTGCTGATGGGTATTGCCGGTGGCGGTTCGCAGGGCTATGCCGCCGCGCTGTTCTACGCACTGGCCTACGCCATCATGTCCACCGCCGCCTTCGGCGCGATCATCGCGCTGTCGCGTGCCGGTTTCGAAGCCGAGAACATCGAAGACTTCAAGGGCCTGAATGCCCGCAACCCGTGGATGGCCGGCCTGGTGCTGTGCATCATGGCGTCGCTGGCCGGCATCCCGCCGTTCCTGGGCTTCTGGACCAAGCTGGCGGTGCTGGGCGCGGCCGTCAACGGTGGCCTGCTGTGGCTGGCCATCCTCGGCGTGCTGTGTGCCGTGGTCGGCTGCTTCTACTACCTGCGCGTCATCAAGGTCATGTACTTCGATGAGCCGGTGGGCGAGGCCATGCCGCGCAGCAACGACCGCGTGCTGGGCCTGGTGCTGGGCGTGAACGCGCTGGCACTGCTGGCGCTGGGCCTGGCCTGGAACCCGATCATGGTCTGGTGCCAGCAGGCATTTGCGCATCTTGCATAA
- a CDS encoding NADH-quinone oxidoreductase subunit M — MSNWPLLSVLIWLPIIGGALILAIRDAQTARWASLGVAVLTFVASLSLLSGYNAGIDGLQFVETHGWIPAYKIGYNLGVDGIAVALILLTTLVSVLALIGAWSAIDKRVNQYVAAFLILEGVTVGIFSATDAMLFYVFFEAMLIPMFLIIGVWGGPRRIYAALKFFLYTFLGSVLMLVALIYLYMKGGSFQLADLYALPLSAKEQTWIFFAFLIAFAVKVPMFPVHTWLPDAHVEAPTAGSVILAAIALKIGGYGFLRFNLPIVPDASQEWAWLVIALSLIAVIYVGLVALVQDDMKKLIAYSSIAHMGFVTLGTFIALWLVREAGNADAARLGLQGAMVQMISHGFVSGAMFSCVGVLYDRMHSRRIADYGGVVNVMPWFATFAMLFFMANAGLPGTSGFVGEFMVILSAFQRNPWIALGAATTLIIGAAYTLWLYKRIFFGEVANSHVAELKDINGREWLVLGVFAIGVLALGIYPKPLTDLMEPSIAKLAMQIASSKLL, encoded by the coding sequence GTGTCGAACTGGCCTCTACTCAGTGTCCTCATCTGGCTGCCGATCATCGGTGGCGCCCTGATCCTTGCGATCCGTGATGCGCAGACCGCCCGCTGGGCGTCCCTGGGCGTAGCGGTGCTGACGTTCGTGGCGAGCCTCTCGCTGCTGAGCGGCTACAACGCGGGCATCGACGGTCTGCAGTTCGTCGAGACCCATGGCTGGATCCCGGCGTACAAGATCGGCTACAACCTGGGCGTGGACGGCATCGCCGTGGCGCTGATCCTGCTGACCACCCTGGTCAGCGTGCTTGCCCTGATCGGCGCCTGGAGCGCCATCGACAAGCGCGTCAACCAGTACGTGGCCGCCTTCCTGATCCTGGAAGGCGTCACGGTCGGTATCTTCTCGGCCACGGACGCGATGCTGTTCTACGTGTTCTTCGAGGCGATGCTGATCCCGATGTTCCTGATCATCGGTGTCTGGGGTGGCCCGCGCCGCATCTACGCCGCGCTGAAGTTCTTCCTGTACACCTTCCTCGGCTCGGTGCTGATGCTGGTGGCACTGATCTACCTGTACATGAAGGGCGGCAGCTTCCAGCTGGCCGACCTGTACGCGCTGCCGCTGTCGGCCAAGGAACAGACCTGGATCTTCTTCGCGTTCCTGATCGCCTTCGCGGTCAAGGTGCCGATGTTCCCGGTGCATACCTGGCTGCCGGATGCCCACGTGGAAGCGCCGACCGCCGGTTCGGTGATCCTGGCCGCCATCGCCCTGAAGATCGGTGGCTACGGCTTCCTGCGCTTCAACCTGCCGATCGTCCCGGACGCGTCGCAGGAGTGGGCGTGGCTGGTGATCGCGCTGTCGCTGATCGCCGTGATCTACGTTGGCCTGGTCGCCCTGGTGCAGGACGACATGAAGAAGCTGATCGCCTATTCGTCGATCGCGCACATGGGCTTCGTCACCCTGGGCACCTTCATCGCGCTGTGGCTGGTGCGTGAAGCCGGCAACGCCGATGCCGCCCGCCTGGGCTTGCAGGGCGCCATGGTGCAGATGATCTCGCACGGCTTCGTGTCCGGTGCGATGTTCTCCTGCGTCGGCGTGCTGTACGACCGCATGCACAGCCGCCGCATCGCCGATTACGGCGGCGTGGTCAACGTGATGCCGTGGTTCGCCACCTTCGCCATGCTGTTCTTCATGGCCAATGCCGGCCTGCCGGGCACCAGCGGTTTCGTCGGTGAGTTCATGGTCATCCTGTCGGCCTTCCAGCGTAATCCGTGGATCGCACTGGGCGCGGCCACCACCCTGATCATCGGTGCCGCCTACACCCTGTGGCTGTACAAGCGCATCTTCTTCGGCGAGGTGGCCAACAGCCACGTGGCCGAACTGAAGGACATCAACGGCCGCGAATGGCTGGTGCTGGGCGTGTTCGCCATCGGCGTGCTGGCGCTGGGCATCTACCCCAAGCCGCTGACCGACCTGATGGAGCCCTCGATCGCGAAGCTGGCGATGCAGATCGCATCCAGCAAGCTGCTGTAA
- the nuoL gene encoding NADH-quinone oxidoreductase subunit L, which produces MEITLSKSLLIAVVLAPLFGSIIAGLFGRQVKRFGAQTITILGVAVACALSMYTLYQLLWGGAQPFNQNIYTFFEVGQYSAHVGFMVDKLTAMMMVVVTFVSLLVHIYTIGYMQDDPGYQRFFSYISLFTFSMLTLVMSNNFLQLFFGWEAVGLVSYLLIGFWFKRPTAIFANMKAFLVNRVGDFGFLLGIAGVLWVFGTLDYSQVFSQAGMLADPRAQLQIWDGTMFGMQLLNEPVIWSIATVICICLFIGAMGKSAQVPLHVWLPDSMEGPTPISALIHAATMVTAGIFMVTRMSPLFELSQTALNFILFIGATTAFFTGLIGIVQNDIKRVVAYSTLSQLGYMTVALGVSAYSAAVFHLMTHAFFKALLFLGAGSVIIAMHHEQDMRKMGGLRKYMPITFVTMWIGTLALVGTPFFSGFYSKDTIIEAAEIHAHLQNSWVATYGYWAVLGGVLVTSFYSFRLLFLTFHGKERFRDAHDDHGHGHDDHHVADAHHADAHHGDAHDDHGHGHGPHEPHETPWVVTLPLILLAIPSIAIGFFSIGPMLHGTDWAGQHAHDAIKGQVNTFFTGIVDFYDPAKNTVAFLGEEFHGPVAFALHGMMLPPFWLTLAGFLLAALFYLWKPDLSGKARKTFAPLVSVLENKYGFDKLWIDGFAGGSVKLGKVARWIDSNIVDGVVNLSARVVDVAAGVLRRTQSGFLYHYAFAMIIGLIALLGVLMHYLR; this is translated from the coding sequence ATGGAAATCACTCTCTCCAAGAGTCTGTTGATCGCAGTGGTGCTTGCGCCGCTGTTCGGCAGCATCATCGCCGGCCTGTTCGGTCGCCAGGTCAAGCGCTTCGGCGCGCAGACCATCACCATCCTCGGCGTTGCGGTTGCCTGCGCCCTGTCGATGTACACGCTCTACCAGCTGCTCTGGGGCGGCGCACAGCCGTTCAACCAGAACATCTACACGTTCTTCGAAGTCGGCCAGTACTCGGCCCACGTCGGCTTCATGGTCGACAAGCTGACCGCGATGATGATGGTGGTGGTGACCTTCGTGTCGCTGCTGGTCCACATCTACACGATCGGCTACATGCAGGACGATCCGGGCTACCAGCGGTTCTTCAGCTACATCTCGCTGTTCACCTTCTCGATGCTCACCCTGGTGATGAGCAACAACTTCCTGCAGCTGTTCTTCGGCTGGGAAGCGGTGGGCCTGGTGTCGTACCTGCTGATCGGCTTCTGGTTCAAGCGCCCGACCGCGATCTTCGCCAACATGAAGGCGTTCCTGGTCAACCGCGTCGGCGACTTCGGCTTCCTGCTCGGCATCGCCGGCGTGCTGTGGGTGTTCGGCACCCTGGACTACTCGCAGGTGTTCTCGCAGGCCGGCATGCTGGCTGACCCGCGCGCCCAGCTGCAGATCTGGGACGGCACCATGTTCGGCATGCAGCTGCTGAACGAGCCGGTGATCTGGTCGATCGCCACCGTCATCTGCATCTGCCTGTTCATCGGTGCCATGGGCAAGTCGGCCCAAGTCCCGCTGCACGTGTGGCTGCCGGACTCGATGGAAGGCCCGACCCCGATCTCGGCACTGATCCACGCCGCGACGATGGTGACCGCCGGTATCTTCATGGTCACCCGCATGTCGCCGCTGTTCGAGCTGTCGCAGACCGCGTTGAACTTCATCCTGTTCATCGGTGCCACCACCGCGTTCTTCACCGGCCTGATCGGCATCGTGCAGAACGACATCAAGCGCGTCGTCGCGTACTCCACGCTGTCGCAGCTGGGCTACATGACCGTGGCACTGGGCGTGTCGGCCTATTCGGCCGCCGTGTTCCACCTGATGACCCACGCTTTCTTCAAGGCGCTGCTGTTCCTGGGTGCCGGCTCGGTCATCATCGCGATGCACCACGAGCAGGACATGCGCAAGATGGGCGGCCTGCGCAAGTACATGCCGATCACGTTCGTCACCATGTGGATCGGTACCCTGGCCCTGGTCGGTACGCCGTTCTTCTCCGGCTTCTACTCGAAGGACACCATCATCGAGGCCGCCGAGATCCACGCGCACCTGCAGAACAGCTGGGTGGCCACCTATGGCTACTGGGCCGTGCTGGGTGGCGTGCTGGTGACCAGCTTCTACAGCTTCCGCCTGCTGTTCCTGACCTTCCATGGCAAGGAGCGCTTCCGCGACGCGCATGATGATCACGGCCATGGCCATGACGATCACCACGTCGCTGACGCCCACCATGCTGATGCCCACCACGGCGATGCCCATGACGACCACGGCCATGGCCACGGTCCGCATGAGCCGCATGAAACCCCGTGGGTGGTGACCCTGCCGCTGATCCTGCTGGCCATCCCGTCGATCGCCATCGGTTTCTTCAGCATCGGTCCGATGCTGCACGGCACCGACTGGGCCGGCCAGCATGCACACGACGCCATCAAGGGCCAGGTCAACACGTTCTTCACCGGTATCGTCGATTTCTACGATCCGGCCAAGAACACCGTTGCCTTCCTGGGCGAAGAGTTCCACGGGCCGGTGGCGTTTGCGCTGCACGGCATGATGCTGCCGCCGTTCTGGCTGACCCTGGCGGGCTTCCTGCTGGCTGCGCTGTTCTACCTGTGGAAGCCGGACCTGTCGGGCAAGGCTCGCAAGACCTTCGCTCCGCTGGTGTCGGTGCTGGAAAACAAGTACGGCTTCGACAAGCTGTGGATCGATGGCTTTGCCGGTGGCAGCGTAAAGCTGGGCAAGGTCGCACGCTGGATCGACAGCAACATCGTCGACGGCGTGGTCAATCTTTCGGCACGTGTTGTGGACGTCGCAGCCGGCGTGCTGCGTCGTACCCAATCCGGTTTCCTCTATCACTACGCCTTCGCGATGATCATCGGCCTGATTGCCCTTCTGGGCGTGCTGATGCATTACCTGCGTTGA
- the nuoK gene encoding NADH-quinone oxidoreductase subunit NuoK → MITLGHMLALGAVLFAISLAGIFLNRKNVIVLLMSIELMLLSVNVNFVAFSRQLGDPSGQLFVFFILTVAAAEAAIGLAILVTLFRTRRTINVGEVDSLKG, encoded by the coding sequence GTGATTACCCTTGGCCACATGCTTGCGCTGGGCGCGGTGCTGTTCGCCATCAGCCTGGCCGGCATCTTCCTCAACCGGAAGAACGTCATCGTCCTGCTGATGTCGATCGAGCTGATGCTGCTGTCGGTGAACGTCAATTTCGTCGCGTTCTCGCGTCAGCTGGGCGATCCGTCCGGCCAGCTGTTCGTGTTCTTCATCCTGACCGTCGCCGCCGCGGAAGCCGCCATCGGCCTGGCGATCCTGGTGACCCTGTTCCGTACCCGCCGCACGATCAATGTCGGCGAAGTCGATTCGTTGAAGGGCTGA
- a CDS encoding NADH-quinone oxidoreductase subunit J — translation MDWVNIAFWVFAIAATVSAGAVISVRNPVHAVLCLVLTFFSIACVWLLVGAEFLGVALVLVYVGAVMVLFLFVVMMLDIDPTKLREGWVRYLPVGLIVAVAMLVQMLILIGVKGRAVTPFPADNAAALAADSSNVTWLARTLFTEYLLPFEFAAVILTVAVVAAVMLTLRRRTGVKSQNPGEQTMVKAGQRLRMVKMGAEAPVVHSNSKPAAGEETQP, via the coding sequence ATGGATTGGGTAAATATCGCTTTCTGGGTGTTCGCCATCGCGGCAACGGTTTCGGCCGGTGCGGTGATCAGCGTGCGCAACCCGGTTCACGCCGTGCTCTGCCTGGTGCTGACCTTCTTCTCCATCGCCTGCGTGTGGCTGCTGGTGGGTGCCGAGTTCCTCGGCGTCGCCCTGGTGCTGGTCTACGTCGGCGCGGTGATGGTGCTGTTCCTGTTCGTGGTGATGATGCTGGACATCGACCCCACCAAGCTGCGTGAGGGTTGGGTGCGCTACCTGCCGGTCGGCCTGATCGTTGCCGTGGCCATGCTGGTGCAGATGCTGATCCTGATCGGCGTGAAGGGCAGGGCGGTTACTCCGTTCCCGGCCGACAACGCCGCTGCGCTCGCCGCCGACAGCTCCAACGTCACCTGGCTGGCGCGCACGCTGTTCACCGAGTACCTGCTGCCGTTCGAGTTCGCCGCCGTCATCCTGACCGTGGCCGTGGTTGCCGCCGTGATGCTGACCCTGCGTCGCCGTACCGGCGTGAAGAGCCAGAACCCGGGCGAGCAGACCATGGTCAAGGCCGGTCAGCGCCTGCGCATGGTCAAGATGGGCGCCGAGGCACCGGTCGTGCACAGCAACAGCAAGCCGGCCGCCGGCGAGGAGACCCAGCCGTGA